The following proteins come from a genomic window of Maribacter sp. HTCC2170:
- the mnmE gene encoding tRNA uridine-5-carboxymethylaminomethyl(34) synthesis GTPase MnmE: MNTVDTIVALATPAGSGAIAVIRLSGKDAKSIAGSYFRSIHGKDLSKQKSHTIHLGHIIDGDVLMDEVLLSIFNGPNSYTGEDVIEISCHGSPYIQQQIIQLFLRNGCRMAEAGEFTLRAFLNGKLDLSQAEAVADLIASENETTHQIAIQQMRGGFSNEIKLLRDELMNFASLIELELDFAEEDVEFADRLKFQDLILRIQNVLKKLIDSFAVGNVIKKGIPVAIVGEPNVGKSTLLNALLNEEKAIVSDIAGTTRDAIEDEIAIGGIGFRFIDTAGIRDTKDIVENIGIKKTFEKIEQSQVVLFLHSAEEFQNAEISLTSLQNEVGKISTKHPNKPLVIIVNKIDILNNKERQQLETLLSNIEGTTYKLISAKTGESVEDVKNMLLNFVNTGALRNNETIVTNTRHYDALLKALEEIQKVQHGMDNHLSGDLLAIDIRQALHHFGEITGEITSDDLLGNIFANFCIGK, from the coding sequence ATGAATACAGTAGATACCATAGTCGCTTTAGCAACTCCCGCAGGTTCGGGAGCAATTGCTGTTATTCGCTTGTCAGGTAAGGACGCTAAATCTATTGCAGGTTCTTATTTTAGGTCAATTCATGGGAAAGACTTAAGTAAACAAAAAAGTCACACAATTCATTTGGGCCATATAATAGATGGCGATGTACTTATGGATGAAGTCTTACTCTCAATCTTCAATGGTCCCAATTCATACACTGGTGAAGATGTTATAGAAATCTCCTGTCATGGTTCTCCCTATATACAACAGCAGATTATTCAGTTGTTCTTACGTAATGGTTGTAGAATGGCCGAAGCAGGTGAGTTCACATTACGGGCATTCTTGAACGGGAAGTTGGATTTGAGTCAGGCCGAAGCTGTTGCAGACCTAATTGCCAGTGAGAATGAGACAACCCATCAAATTGCCATACAGCAAATGCGAGGAGGTTTTAGCAATGAAATTAAGCTCTTGCGTGATGAGTTAATGAACTTTGCCTCACTGATAGAATTAGAACTTGATTTTGCCGAAGAAGATGTTGAATTTGCCGATAGATTAAAATTTCAGGACTTGATTCTGCGCATTCAAAATGTCCTGAAAAAGCTTATTGATTCCTTTGCAGTTGGAAACGTTATTAAAAAAGGGATTCCAGTGGCCATCGTAGGCGAACCCAATGTAGGTAAATCTACCTTATTGAATGCTTTATTAAATGAAGAAAAAGCTATTGTTTCTGACATTGCGGGAACCACCCGAGATGCCATAGAAGACGAAATAGCAATTGGCGGAATCGGTTTTAGATTCATTGATACTGCAGGGATTAGAGACACTAAGGACATTGTCGAAAATATAGGCATTAAAAAGACTTTTGAGAAAATAGAGCAATCACAAGTAGTGTTATTTCTACATAGTGCTGAGGAATTTCAAAATGCCGAAATTAGTTTAACTAGTTTACAAAATGAAGTTGGTAAAATCTCAACTAAGCATCCGAACAAACCATTGGTAATAATTGTCAATAAAATTGATATTCTTAATAACAAGGAAAGACAACAACTCGAAACATTATTATCGAATATTGAAGGGACCACTTACAAGTTGATTTCCGCCAAAACAGGTGAATCGGTCGAAGATGTGAAAAATATGCTTTTAAACTTTGTTAATACAGGGGCATTGCGAAACAATGAAACCATTGTGACCAATACCCGTCACTATGATGCGCTTTTGAAGGCCCTTGAAGAAATACAAAAAGTGCAACATGGGATGGACAATCACCTTTCTGGGGATTTACTTGCAATAGACATTAGGCAAGCACTTCATCACTTTGGGGAAATAACCGGGGAGATTACTTCAGACGACCTTCTGGGTAATATTTTTGCGAATTTCTGTATCGGAAAATAA
- a CDS encoding DUF4870 domain-containing protein: MEIVNQQIAMREDRQLLVITHLSQYLDYVTGFGGLIVPLILWLTSKESVIGMNEHGKSVINLQLSLVLYLIIGIPSILLLGAGILLLIFAGVLSLIMPIVNAVKASNGEEPSYFGTIRFIS, encoded by the coding sequence ATGGAAATAGTAAATCAACAAATAGCAATGCGGGAGGATAGGCAACTTCTTGTCATAACGCATTTATCACAATATTTAGATTATGTAACAGGTTTTGGAGGGCTTATAGTTCCTCTAATTCTTTGGCTCACATCAAAGGAGTCGGTAATTGGAATGAATGAGCATGGTAAATCTGTAATTAACTTGCAATTAAGTTTGGTACTTTATTTAATTATTGGGATTCCTAGTATTTTGCTTTTAGGCGCCGGAATATTATTACTCATTTTTGCTGGAGTATTATCATTAATTATGCCTATTGTCAATGCTGTAAAAGCTAGTAATGGAGAAGAACCTAGTTATTTTGGTACGATTAGATTCATATCCTAA
- the dnaN gene encoding DNA polymerase III subunit beta, protein MKFIVSSTYLLKQLQVLGGVINNSNTLPILDNFLFDLKQNKLTVSASDLETTMSSVLDVDSDNEGTIAVPAKLLLETLKTFPEQPLTFVVEDNNTVEISSNHGKYALAYADGAEFPKAVELANPSSTNIMGDILATAINKTIFAAGNDDLRPVMSGVFFQFSPENLTFVATDAHKLVKYQRSDVTASQVAEFIMPKKPLNLLKGILAGSESEVAIEYNDSNAKFTFDNAELICRLIDGKYPNYEAVIPKENPNKLSIARNQFLSSVRRVSIFSNKTTHQIRLKIAGAELNISAEDIDYSNKAEERLTCSYQGDDMQIGFNSRFLTEMLNNLNSDEVALEMSLPNRAGILTPIDGLDEGENVTMLVMPVMLNN, encoded by the coding sequence ATGAAATTTATAGTATCTAGCACTTATTTACTTAAACAATTACAGGTCCTAGGAGGGGTGATAAACAACAGTAACACACTTCCTATCCTAGACAACTTTCTTTTTGACTTAAAGCAGAATAAATTAACGGTTTCTGCTTCTGATTTGGAAACCACAATGAGTTCCGTGCTCGATGTAGATTCAGATAATGAAGGTACAATTGCTGTACCTGCTAAATTGTTACTAGAAACACTAAAAACGTTCCCGGAACAACCTTTGACTTTTGTTGTTGAAGACAATAATACAGTTGAAATAAGTTCTAACCACGGTAAATATGCCTTGGCTTATGCAGATGGTGCTGAATTCCCAAAGGCTGTTGAATTGGCCAATCCAAGTTCAACAAATATTATGGGTGATATTCTTGCAACCGCCATTAATAAAACCATTTTTGCTGCAGGCAATGACGATTTAAGGCCAGTAATGAGTGGGGTGTTCTTTCAATTTTCACCAGAAAATTTGACGTTTGTAGCAACTGACGCCCATAAACTAGTAAAGTACCAACGTTCAGATGTAACGGCTTCCCAAGTTGCAGAATTCATAATGCCGAAAAAACCTTTGAATTTGTTGAAGGGAATTTTGGCAGGTAGTGAGTCTGAAGTGGCCATAGAATATAATGATAGCAATGCCAAATTCACCTTCGATAATGCGGAATTGATCTGTAGATTGATTGATGGAAAGTATCCTAACTATGAAGCCGTAATCCCTAAAGAAAACCCTAATAAGCTTTCGATAGCCAGAAATCAATTTTTAAGCTCAGTTCGTCGTGTCTCTATATTTTCAAATAAGACCACACACCAGATTCGTTTAAAAATCGCAGGAGCTGAGTTGAATATTTCTGCAGAAGATATAGATTACAGTAATAAGGCGGAAGAACGATTAACTTGTTCATACCAAGGTGATGACATGCAGATTGGGTTCAATTCGAGGTTCTTGACCGAGATGTTGAACAATCTTAATTCTGATGAAGTAGCCTTAGAAATGAGCTTACCGAATAGAGCCGGAATTCTTACTCCTATTGACGGATTGGATGAAGGTGAGAATGTAACAATGCTCGTAATGCCGGTAATGCTGAACAACTAA
- a CDS encoding putative quinol monooxygenase, translating into MLTRIVKLTFNVEDISKFEKIFSQTSSFIQDFKGCNSLELLQDTTNPNIFFTYSQWASEEDLARYRNSDFFKKVWSQTKTMFSAKPEAWSVNKKTPLPKDAISNA; encoded by the coding sequence ATGCTGACACGAATAGTAAAATTGACTTTCAACGTAGAAGACATTTCAAAATTTGAAAAAATTTTTAGTCAAACCAGTAGTTTTATACAAGATTTTAAAGGATGTAATTCGCTAGAATTGTTACAAGACACAACAAACCCTAACATCTTTTTCACTTATAGTCAATGGGCCTCTGAGGAAGATTTAGCTAGGTATCGAAACTCTGATTTTTTCAAGAAAGTATGGAGCCAAACCAAAACTATGTTCAGTGCCAAGCCTGAGGCTTGGAGCGTCAACAAGAAAACCCCACTCCCTAAAGACGCGATTAGCAACGCTTAG
- a CDS encoding S-adenosyl-l-methionine hydroxide adenosyltransferase family protein, producing the protein MAIITLTTDFGLKDHFVGTLKGAIYKELSDARIVDISHNISPFNIQECAYVLKNSYKSFPQGTIHIVGVDSEATPENEHIVVLVDGHYFITANNGVIGLIISEIKPEKVFEINLPNSIDGSFPVMDVFVKVACHIVRGGTLEVVGKAFDGLKDLREFSPRITDDGKKIIGSVIYIDNYGNVVTNIQRSLFDAYRKGRSFELHARTSLITTVQDNYHEIVNYNLDRSKRKGAGDLLALFNSSDYIELAIYKSNLKTVGGASTLLGLDYRDTVTINFI; encoded by the coding sequence ATGGCAATTATTACACTAACTACAGATTTTGGGCTTAAAGATCATTTTGTAGGCACTTTAAAAGGTGCTATATACAAAGAGCTCAGCGACGCCAGAATTGTTGATATTTCGCATAACATAAGTCCCTTCAATATTCAGGAATGTGCCTATGTTTTAAAAAATTCGTACAAAAGCTTTCCCCAAGGTACAATACACATCGTTGGGGTAGATTCTGAAGCTACTCCTGAAAATGAACACATTGTTGTTTTAGTTGATGGCCATTATTTTATTACCGCGAACAATGGAGTCATAGGACTTATCATATCCGAAATAAAACCCGAAAAAGTTTTTGAAATAAACCTACCCAATTCTATTGATGGCTCTTTTCCAGTAATGGATGTTTTTGTCAAAGTCGCTTGCCATATTGTTAGAGGAGGTACCCTAGAGGTTGTGGGTAAAGCTTTTGACGGCCTAAAAGACCTAAGGGAATTCTCTCCAAGAATCACAGATGACGGCAAGAAAATAATTGGCAGCGTAATATACATAGATAACTATGGAAATGTGGTGACCAATATTCAAAGAAGCCTTTTTGATGCTTATAGAAAGGGGCGTTCATTTGAACTACATGCAAGAACAAGTTTGATTACGACGGTTCAAGACAATTACCACGAAATAGTTAATTATAACTTGGACAGAAGTAAAAGAAAAGGTGCTGGCGATTTGTTGGCATTGTTCAATTCTTCGGATTATATAGAACTTGCCATTTATAAAAGTAATTTAAAAACTGTAGGAGGAGCCTCTACATTATTAGGACTCGACTATCGAGATACGGTAACCATTAACTTTATTTAA
- a CDS encoding PhoH family protein: MNELILELTEINPREFFGQGNQHIDIIKKYFPKLKIVARGNKIKVYGDEELLEEFDKRFDMLAQHFIKYNKLDENSIERVLTSNGKEDYASPENSGEVLVHGVSGRLIKAQTVNQRRLVDASLKNDMVFAIGPAGTGKTYTGVALAVKALKDRQVKRIILTRPAVEAGENLGFLPGDLQEKLDPYMQPLYDALRDMIPTEKLAHYIENGTIQIAPMAFMRGRTLDNAFVILDEAQNTTHAQMKMFLTRMGKNAKFLVTGDPGQIDLPRRVISGLKEALLILGNVEGIKIIYLDDKDVIRHKLVKKVIDAYKNIEHQN; encoded by the coding sequence TTGAACGAACTTATTTTAGAGCTGACCGAAATAAATCCTAGGGAGTTTTTTGGACAAGGGAACCAACACATTGATATCATCAAAAAATACTTCCCGAAGTTAAAGATAGTTGCTCGCGGCAACAAAATTAAAGTATACGGAGATGAAGAACTGTTGGAAGAGTTTGACAAACGTTTTGATATGCTTGCCCAGCACTTTATCAAGTACAATAAACTTGACGAAAACAGTATTGAAAGGGTATTGACCAGTAATGGAAAAGAGGACTATGCTTCACCCGAAAACAGCGGTGAGGTGTTAGTACATGGTGTAAGCGGAAGACTCATTAAAGCCCAGACGGTCAACCAACGAAGATTAGTAGACGCTTCTCTTAAAAACGATATGGTTTTCGCCATTGGCCCGGCAGGAACGGGTAAAACATATACAGGTGTTGCTTTGGCTGTTAAGGCGTTGAAAGACAGGCAGGTAAAAAGAATAATACTTACAAGACCTGCCGTGGAGGCTGGTGAGAATCTAGGTTTTTTACCCGGGGACCTTCAAGAGAAATTAGATCCCTACATGCAACCATTATATGATGCATTGCGTGATATGATTCCTACCGAGAAATTGGCACATTATATTGAAAATGGAACTATTCAGATAGCACCAATGGCGTTCATGAGAGGGCGTACATTAGACAATGCCTTTGTTATTTTGGATGAAGCACAGAATACCACTCATGCACAAATGAAGATGTTCTTAACACGCATGGGAAAAAATGCAAAGTTTTTGGTCACTGGAGATCCTGGTCAAATAGATTTGCCTAGAAGAGTTATATCTGGTCTAAAAGAAGCGTTACTGATATTGGGCAATGTTGAGGGTATTAAAATAATTTATTTGGATGATAAGGATGTTATCCGTCATAAATTGGTTAAGAAGGTCATTGACGCCTATAAGAATATAGAACATCAGAATTAA
- a CDS encoding phosphoribosylaminoimidazolesuccinocarboxamide synthase — MSHTITDTNFNFPGQKSVYKGKVREVYSLENNVLAMIATDRLSAFDVVMPKGIPYKGQILNQIATKMMDDTKDIVPNWLMATPDPNVAVGHACNPFKVEMVIRGYMSGHAAREYKAGRRLLCGVPMPEGMKENDKFPEPIITPATKAEMGDHDEDISREDILKRGIVSEADYVVLEKYTRALFARGSEIAASRGLILVDTKYEFGKTMDGKIVLIDEIHTPDSSRYFYADGYQERQDRGEAQKQLSKEFVRQWLISNGFQGLEGQTLPEMTDEYIETVSDRYIELYENITGETFIKADISNIQERIEQNVLDYLKKD, encoded by the coding sequence ATGAGCCATACGATTACAGATACCAACTTCAATTTTCCAGGACAGAAAAGTGTATATAAAGGTAAAGTAAGAGAGGTCTACAGCCTTGAGAACAATGTTTTAGCAATGATTGCGACTGATAGGCTTTCGGCCTTTGATGTAGTTATGCCAAAAGGTATTCCGTACAAAGGTCAGATACTGAATCAGATTGCCACAAAAATGATGGACGATACAAAAGATATTGTTCCAAACTGGTTAATGGCCACTCCAGATCCAAATGTAGCCGTGGGCCATGCTTGCAATCCGTTTAAAGTAGAAATGGTTATTCGCGGTTATATGTCTGGTCATGCCGCCCGTGAGTATAAAGCAGGTAGAAGATTATTATGCGGTGTGCCAATGCCAGAAGGAATGAAAGAAAATGATAAATTCCCTGAACCCATTATTACTCCTGCCACCAAGGCAGAAATGGGAGATCATGATGAGGATATTTCAAGAGAGGATATTTTGAAGAGGGGAATCGTTTCTGAAGCTGATTACGTGGTTTTGGAAAAGTACACCAGAGCATTGTTTGCCAGAGGTAGTGAAATTGCTGCTTCACGTGGCCTGATTTTGGTTGATACTAAATATGAATTTGGAAAAACCATGGATGGAAAAATTGTATTGATTGATGAGATTCATACTCCAGATTCCTCACGTTATTTTTATGCTGATGGATATCAAGAACGGCAAGATAGGGGAGAAGCACAAAAGCAACTTTCAAAAGAGTTTGTTCGTCAATGGCTGATCAGTAATGGTTTTCAAGGATTGGAAGGACAAACCCTACCAGAAATGACCGACGAGTACATTGAAACTGTTTCGGATAGGTATATTGAACTTTATGAAAATATTACTGGAGAAACATTCATAAAAGCCGACATTTCAAATATTCAAGAGCGTATAGAGCAGAATGTACTTGATTATTTGAAAAAGGATTAA